AGCGAACCAAATGCTTCGACAGTTTTTTGCTCCAAAAAATCACCCAGTGCCTCGAAAAGTCCCCACACCGAAGTACGAATGACAGGCCGTCCCGGACCGTACCGGGCAGGCAATCCGTGGTGCTCGAGGGCATCCAGAATCAGGGGGACAAGCGACTCGTCAGGCGCCCCCACCGTGATATCTTCGATGCCGTATCGCTCATCCAAACGTGAAAGAAACCGGACGACGGCATACGCCTGATCTGACGGCTGCTGGCAAAGCGCGATTCGATCATCGGGGATGGGCTGCGGCAACTCCTGCCAGCATTCCGGGATCAAACAGCCAAGCTCGTCAAAGCGATCGGCGAACTGCCGCGGAGCCACGGTCAGAACCTTGATTTGGTCGCGGACCTGAGCCAAAAGCTGGCGGACAATCGGCGGAAGGTCCACAAGCCCGACAAGGAGTGTCTCCCGGTCCAAGCTGCATGCATTACGGGAACGCGCTTCAAAACGGGCGGCCACCACATCGCAAAGGCCTTCCCGGTCGAGAGTTTCCAGATACAGCCGTTCCAAGAGGTCGAGCGTCTCCCATCTGCCACGGTCAGGGAATTCTGGATCACGTTGAAGCGCGATCTGGAGGACGTCATGAAATGAGAATCCTCCACTACTTACTTCGTACCTCAACTGAGCGAGGCATTGAGCCAGGGACAACCACCGCTGGCTCTCCGTGGAGGTTGTCCAGTGGGGGAAAAGCCGTCGCAGGGCCGATTCATCTCGATATGCCAGCTCCTGCAGTGCGATGCACCATGCCAGAAGGCAGGTGGGCTCGCTAGCCGGTGGCTTTTCCGGCGAATAAAGGCGTTCAGGAAGCTGCCCCACTGTCATGACATCCGGTGGAAGCAAAATCACGCTGTGAGTTTGGGCTTTTTCCGCCAATTGGGCTAAAAGGCGTCGAACGGCCCAACCGGTCGGCAATACGATAGCGAGTCGAGAAAGGTCCCAGAGCTTCCCACCGGCGTTAGGCGGGTTGTTCTGGCATATGTAATCCAAGACGAGTTGAACAACTGGCCGCGACCAACCCAAAAAGATATGCTGAAAATCGCGGGATTTGCCGGCTGCTCGAAGCTGGGGCGTCAAATCACCCTGTGGCACTTCCGTTTTGACCGACTTGGAATCTCGACGTGGTCCCTTACTCACCATGCGTATTTGCCCCACCTGAGGTATCTTGACCGAGATCCCTCTTCTCAGTGACTCCGTGATGATCGCGATTGAGGTAGGTATTTGCCCAGGAAGAAGTATGGGCCAATTCTGCATTGTACAAAACGGGTGGTCCGCTGAGCATCTCTTCGGATTCCCCGTACGCTTTCAATCGTTCGTAGACAATAGCCCACAGGCACTCCTTGTTGCGAAGCTCACACTCGCCATCCACGGAGCCTCCGCATGGTCCATTCCGGCTGCACTTGGAGCACCAGCGTTTGGGACAAATATAGGCACAGTCCGGCAAACTGCAGTCTCCGCAGTCCTGACAACCGTACATCACGTATTTGGAGAATTTTTCCAGACCATATAAAACACGAGCCGGAGCAGGCGGCCGCGGTTTACCGGCCCAGCGTTGGTAGAGCCTCTGCGCAAGATTCCACAGGCCCTTCCCTCTTGTAAAGGCCAGTCGATGTACCAAGCGGGAAAGGCGGTATCCTAGCGTGACGTACCGGGAACGCCTCGGTTTTCTCAACGATTCAAGGTATTGCCGATTGATTTTCTCAGGTCCACTCAACCCCGTCTCGGGCTCGTGCTCAAAGAAGAAAAACTCGTCGGGAAACGAGAATTGGATTTCTTTTAAAAATTGACGCCAATCATCGGGGGCGAAAGAGTCCAGATGTCGGAGGACCTCCTCTAAGGACTCCAGCTTGTGGATTCCTCCCAAGTAGCCTGCGGCGAAGCCCAGCCCTCGCAGCACGGCCAGTTGTTTGGCAGCCAGTTCGGCGAAAAATTTCTTTCCGCGATCGGGACCGGCGGCGTATTTTTGGCAGAGTTCCCACAGTTCATCTGTGACGACGCATCCGGGGAGTTGGCGGTCGTGGAAAAGTTTGGCAACGGTTTTGGTGAGAAGATACACGTTACCAATGGCCGGAATACCCGAAATACCTCTTGCTTGGAGGAAAAGTTTCACCTCGTGGTATTTCCGCATATCGTAGCCGAGCTGGGTGATCACCCACTCCGCCCCGGTGGCGATTTTACGCACAAGCTTGAAGTATTGTGGGACAAGTTCGCGTTCGTAACGTTTAAAGGGAGAAACGGCACAACCTATGTAAAATCGCGTGGGCGGAAGGGTCTCACGTTTTCCTGGGCGAGTTGTGACACTCAGCCCCTCGTTCATGGCCTTAAGCAGCGCGATCAAACCAACCGAGTCAAGATCAAACACCCCTTGAGGTTTGCCACCGAAACCCGCTGTGGGATAATCGCCCGTCAGGGCCAGCACGTTGTGGAGTCCTTCTGCCGCCAGCCGCCACGCGAGGCTTTCCAACCCGGCTCGGTTGGTGTCCTTGCACGTCATGTGAATGACGATCCGATCCCGCTCGTTGAACAGAAATTGGGCTATCCAATCTGCCGGTAACATGGGGTTACCGCCAGGATTATCGGTGATCGAGATCCATCCGATACGAGGATGCGAGAGAAGTTCCCGGGCTAAGATGATCGGGGGCGCATCACCGGGATTCGCCGGGAAGCCTCGCGTGGAAACAATCTCCACCCCGATCGGGAATCCACCGCTCTCCAGAAGGCGTCGAAAGCTCAACCCGGAGGGCTCAGCGGTCGCCCCACCTGTCATGGTTCGACTCCAAAGATAAATGGGATTTTGTCGATCGCTGCCCCAAAAGTTCCCGGTGTGTGTTCGCTTTTCCGGGAAGCCGGCGGCTGCTTTCCAGTCGTGCTGAACAAAAGCACAGTATTCCCCGCGGAAAGACCTCAAAACCAACCAGCTTGATATGATCGGGTGCTTGACCAGCGGGTATCAGCCAGTGGTAGCCGCTACGGATCCCAGTTCGGCAGCGAGCCGTCGCGCGACATCAACGGCCTCGGTGGCGTTCTCGCCGTAGCCGTCGGCGCCGATTTGCTGGGCAAACTGCGGGGTGATGGGGGCTCCGCCGACCATGACGCGGACCTTATCGCGAAGACCACTTTGCTGAAGAGCCTCGATCACGTTTTTCATATTGAGCATGGTGGTGGTGAGGAGCGCGGACATCGCCACGATTGTGCCCGGTCTTTCTTGGGCAGCCTGCACGAACTTTTCTGGGGGCACATCCACCCCCAAATCCACCACTTCAAATCCGGCACCTTCCAGCATGGAGGCGACCAGGTTTTTGCCAATGTCGTGGAGGTCGCCCTTGACTGTCCCAATCACCACTCGCCCGATGCGTTTAGCACCAGTTTCTGCCAGTTTCGGGGTGATGAGTTCCAGAGCCGCTTTCATTGCCCGAGCGGCAATCAGAAGTTCCGGAACAAAATACTCATTACAGGCAAACCGCTGCCCTACTTCGTTCATCGCCGGGATCATGTATTTGGAGATCAGCTCCGAGGGATCTACATTAGCCTCCAAAGCGGCCTTGGTTACCTCCACCGCAGTTCGATGATCTCCGGTCACGATCGCGTCATAGAGTTTAGAGTAATCGCTCATGGACCCCTCCGAGTCGCTGTGGGCCAAAAGTCGTCATGCGGTCAACAAAGTGAGTCCGACCAACCGGATCTGTCAGGACTCGCCTCCAACCCTGCCGGGCAGTGTTCCCCTCAACTCCCGGGCGCTTCCAATATTAACCGGTTTGCCAGTCGCCTGCCAAGGGTGGTTGGCTCACCCCCTGCGATCCGCCACCGTCTCGAAGCAGAGCGGTTGTGGCGTCACTTCGCAATCACGCATACCAGGCGCGTTCACGTTGTCCTACCTTGTTGAGAGCTTCGATGGCTAATCGCACGTCCATCTCAATTTGAAAATCGAACATTCCCACCACGATGAAATCGGCCCCGTTTCGAAAAGCGTAGGCGAAACCCTGCTGCGGATGGATGGCGCCAGCGGCAAGCACCTTGAAGGCCAACCAGGGTTTTTGCACCGTTTTCATGAAAGCGGCGGTTTCTTCTGGGTTATTGCACCACATGTTGTCGTTATTGGCGTCATGGTCGCTGGGGTTGCCCCGCATCCAGTCAAACTCCTGCCGTCTTTCCTTCGGCGTTGCCGACCAGTAACGATCCGAATGGAACGTTTTCATGTAAAAGTCGACGGGAAGTTTTGCCTGTTCGCACGCCTTGACCACTTCCAGGGAGTGGCAGCCGATCCCCGCTGGGCGGCCCGTTTCGTGGATCAGGTCCAGCATTTGAGCGAGAGCATCGAGACCGCCGCCATTCATGAAATGGGAATCCGTCGATCCGCCGTGCGAATAGATACAGGTGGCCCCACGCTCAACCTGCTGCTCGATCACCCTCTTCATTTCAGCCCGGTCTTGGATGACGGGCACACACACAATTGTCTGAATGGGAGGATTGCGGTGTCGATTGTACTTGGCGATGACATCCCAGCAAGCTGGGTCAAGTTGGATCGTGTTGATCCCACAGGCCATGGCAAGGTCCAAAGTTTCGAACACCTTGGGTTCGGTGTTGTACTCGCGGAAGAGGCGAGACACGTAGATGAGGTCTCGACTGTGCGCCCACCCACCGATGAGATTTCCACCGATAATCAGGCGACTGATTGTGACGTTCCCAATTTTTCCGGTTGGCAAAGGTCCCGGCAGAGGTTCCGAGGGTCGCCGTGTCGCCGGTGGAACGCTCTCCGTTTGCGAGGCGGGTTGTGCCTTTCCTTCTGCTACGGCGGCACGAAGGATTTCTTCCTCGATACTTGTGTACGCCAGCCCCAAACCCGCCGCGCCTGCTAATCCATGGGCAAGAAAACACCGCCGATCTGTCTTGCGGACGTCGTTCATGATCAAGCCTCCCGGTCAATTGGAACCCGTTCAGACAACAACATTTTTTGCTCATCTCAGCAGCCAGCCGCAGTGGGCGCAAAAACTCACTCACTGTGGCCGCGCCTCATCCGCTACTCATTGTGTTCTACCGAAGGGCCGTCGATCAATCAGCGCGTTGCCCGTTCCTCATCGCGGCTCCACCCATGACAGGGAGACCGCGGCAAAAATGATCTCCTGGTACGCTTTCTCCCATAAGATGCCGAGGGTCTTATCGGGGAGGACCGCCAGGTCGGAGTAGGCCCCGGGTCCTTCGCTTATCAGACGTGGATTTTGAAACGTTTGCAGTTCGTCATAGCTAATCCAAAGCGTGAGGTTATTTCGCCCAGGACCGCGTGGACCCGTCCAGGCAATGCGATTGCGATCATCCCCCCTTTTCACCGAGGTCCACCGTTCCACGGCACAGCACACGGGAGTAACCTCCTGGCCAGGCCGTGGCTCTGACCAGGTTTGGCCACCATCGCGACTGAAGCTAACCCAACGGTGGGGACCATTCTGCTGCCGCATATCCAGGGCAAGCCTGCCGTCAGCCAATTCCACGAGCTGGCACTCGTCCACCCCCATTTCACCGGGGACAAATCCGCCTCTCTGCCAGGTTGCCCCATGGTCGTCACTGAAGAGGACAAAATCCCGGAAAGGACGGTAACGCCACATTGGGATGACGAGCCTCCCCGATGACAGTTGAATCCCACCCCCCGGCCCTGGGACGCTCGTGCCCCATTCCTTGTCCGCCATATCCCTAGCCACCGGCGTCAAATCGACAGGATCGGACCAGTGTTCCCCGTGGTCGTCGCTGAATCGGACGAGATTGAGGACATCGCGTGAACCCGGGCGGGCACGGTGGGTATTGGCTCCCGGCGCGCAGCGAAGGTAAAAAAGCCAGATTCGCCCCGTGGTTTTGTCGACCACCGTGGCAGGATTGGCAGAGGACCACTGGGCGCCCGAATGTTCAATCACACGTATCGGCGACCAGGTGCGGCCCCCGTCGCGACTGGTTTTCAACAGTAAGTCAATCTCCTGGCCAGGCCAGCCGGGGTCAGCACTGCTGTTGCGACGGCCTTCGGCAAAAGCCAGGAGTGTACCGTTGGGAGCGACCTCCAGAGCGGGAATCCTGATCGTGTGGTAACCTCCTTCTCCGGACGTAAACACCGTCACATGCTGTAAGCCAGGTTCATTGGCCGGTGCACGACATGGCCCAAACAAGATCACGCCCCACAGGATCGGAATAATAACCGTGTGCACGCGTGTCTTCCGCACAGATGCGCAAAAAGGAATAATCCCTGTGAGCGTCAACCAGGTTTTCATCCGTGGGAACCTTTCGATTGTTAAGGTAATGGAAGTGAGTACATCAATTCTCACTCTTCAATTGCTTTTTTGAAGCGGAGACTCTTTCGGCCATTCATCGGCTCCGATGTCTGGCCGGCTGTCACGCGGTTGCCGGTCGAAATCCTCGGTCACCTGAGGTAACGGGGTGCCCCCGTCGCAGACTGCTAATTGAGGGGTTTTGAGGTGCAAGTCGCCACGCTTGGGATCCGCAAATAAGTCTGGACTGGGTGGCAGTACCAGATTCTGCAATAAGCGTATTTCGCTGGTGGATTCGTTCCGAATAGGACTTCCCACGAGAAGATTGCTGGCCACTACGGTGCCTGAATTATCATGAACCAACCTGATGAGCCTTCCAAGGCGATTTTCGGGATCAAAAATCGTATTATTGGCAATAAGGCAGTCACGGGTATAGTCGGCGACAATATCTGATTCCGGACATTGAACGACAAAATTATTCCTCACAACAATATTGGTCGCGTGTACCGGAACGTCTGGCGGCTTGTATGAGTTACCGATCGCAATACCCACGTCACAGTTGATGATCACGTTGCGTTCCACGATGCAGTCCCGACTGTCGTGCCACAGGAATATGGCCCCGCGACCCTCTCGTGTACGGCCCTGAATGTTGTAAAAAACATTGTCCGATATAGTCCACCTCATGGCGAACATGACGTCAATACCGCCAATATAGTTACCCTGAAAATTCTCGGGCGTATCTGCGGGATCATCTGCGTAACTTTTGGGGCGATCATTATAGAAGAGACAATACATGACTCGGAAGCCTTCCGGACGAGCGACTGTGGCTGGAACCCGGACACCCTTGACCCCGCGTTGCCATATATTGTGCAGAATGCAGTTGTAAATGGTGACGCGATGCACTCCCGAGTCTGTATCCAGCTTGATGCCGTTCCATCGAACGTTTTCAATCGTAAGATCCGCGACAACGACGTCCGAACAACCATGGATGGCGAGAAGTTCGCCGAGTTGGTGCGGCCCGCCGTCGAGGATGACTTCTTCCCGTCGACCGGTGGCACCGCGAAGCGTCAGCCTGTCGGTGCGAATTTCCAGCCGACGAGGGAGCATGTAGCGACCGGGACTCAGAAGAATCGTTGTTCCTTCTTTTGCGGTCTCCACAGCCCGAAAGAGTTCCTCCACGGACTGGACGCCAACGACCGGCTCCGCTGGTGGCGGTAATGGCGGGGCCACGCGGATAACTGCCGCGGCGATGGGCAACTCAGGCTGCTGTGCGGGAAGCCGTGATAGAGATGGAGGCACGAGGTACGCCACGAGACTCAGGTGCAGTGCAATCGTCCACATAACCCGGGCCGATGATCGCCTGGGACGTCGGTACCACCCCATGATTCTGTTTCCTTGTTACCTCGGGAACCACCAAATTGCGAATCGAAAGTCGCTGCCTATTATGGCCGGGTTGCGAGACAGATGGCAACTGGTTTTGCAAAATATTTGTTTCCCGAATCGCACGCACGGCGGAACGGAATCTAACTCATCCCCCATTTTTCTCTACCGGTGAAAAAGGATGCCGACCTCGTCAACAGCTTGCGTGGGAGCGAGATTCAGCTTGGAAGGAGCTGGTTGCCAGGTCCCTATTCCAACGGCGGATAGTCGCTTTGACCCACCGAGCTCTATCTACTTGAACCTATAGGGGAATTCATGAATTGCCCATGAGGGAATGCGATTCGTCGATACGAGGCATTTGAGCGACGCGACTCGGGAACTGCCCCGACAGCCCGTTGGGCCTTTGGCTTGTGGCAGATCGCTAAAAGTGCGGGGATGGGTCTGGTTTTCACCGGGTTGCCGTCGAGATGAGAAGCACATTATCCTAGACAGGCGAAACAGGCGGTGCTTGGCTGGTCACTGGTCGCAACAACCAGCTCGGGGAGGGTGTGTACCATGCCGCGATCGATGATCTTTATTCTCGCCGGACTTGTTGCGGTTAGCACTTGGGCTTATGCCGGGGAAGAACGACAGGTCCGCCCCAATGTCATTGTGGTGTTTATTGACGATATGGGCTGGGGCGATTTCTCCTGTTTTGGGAACACGGAAGCGAAAACACCCAATGTGGACGCCTTGGCGGCCGAGGGGATTCGATTCTATCAGTTCTACGTCAATTCGCCGATTTGTTCGCCCTCGCGCTGCGCGATCACCACTGGCCAGTTTCCCACACGATGGCGGATCACGTCGTACCTGAACAATCGGGCGGACAATGCTCGTCGCGGGATGGCCGATTGGCTGGACCCATCCGCACCAACGCTGGCGCGGATTCTCAAGGAAAATGGCTATGCCACTGGGCATTTTGGAAAATGGCATCTCGGCGGGCAGCGGGATGTCGATGATGCCCCACCAATTACTGCTTACGGTTTCGACGAATCACTGACAAATTTCGAAGGGATGGGCCCCAAGCTGCTCCCCCTCACACTTCGCCCGGGTGATAAGGAGTATGGCAGAATTTGGGCAGACGCCGAGATTCTGGGAGGGCCCGTCGTGTGGATGCCCCGTTCTCAAATCACCAGCGGATATGTGAATGCCGCCATGGCGTTCATGCGCAGGGCGATTCGGGCAAACAAGCCGTTTTATGTCAATATCTGGCCCGACGATGTCCATGCGCCATTCTGGCCGCCGGTGGACAAGTGGGGGGACGGGACCCGGCCTCAACTCTACAGGGCGGTCTTGGAAGAGATGGACCGACAACTGGGGCCCCTGTTCGAATTCGTCAGGAATAATGCCAACCTAAGAAATAATACCCTGATACTCGTCTGCTCAGATAACGGTCCGGACGTCAATGCGGGAAAGAGTGGTCCTTTCCGCGGTGGGAAAGCCACGCTGTACGAGGGTGGCATACGGTCACCTTTAATCGTTTGGGGCCCCGGACTGGTGGTAAAAGAAGCGATCGGTACCTGGAACAGAACTTCTGTTTTCTCCGCCATGGATTTAGTTCCATCTTTATTGTCTATCGCAGGAATCCCAGTGCCAAAGGAAATCTCTTTCGATGGCGAGGATATCTCCCCTGCCCTGCTGGGTAAGCAGACTGTTTCCCGCAGCTCACCCCTATTCTGGCGGAGGCCACCGGATCGAAAGTTTTTTGCCGGCACCGGCCCGTATCCGGATCTGGCGGTCCGCGAAGGACGTTGGAAACTCCTTTGCGAATACGATGGTTCCCGCCCGGAACTCTACGACGTGGAGACCGATCCCGGAGAAAAGACGAATCTGGCCGATGCACAGCCCGCGGTGGTTGCGTCGCTGCGAGAAAAGCTGCTCAAATGGCACGCAAGCATGCCACAGGACAACGGGCCACAACTGGGTGAGGAAGATGGCCGCCGGAGCCGAAGTCAGTGAAGGGAAGGGAGTGCCGGTAAAAGACAGTGCCCCAGGCGGTGATGCTGCAGGAGAACCATCGCTGCGGAAAAAACTTCGGTCGCGAAGCATAGCAGGTGTGAGATGCATGGTCACCAGCCGTGATCCACGACTTACTGGTTCGCTTGCTCTTTTGTGACGTCACTCCATAGAATCTTTTGAGTGCGGCGAGAATAGGCGACACAAAACGTCTGCGGCCAGTGGGGTGTCAAGTTTCACCCGCGTCAGGTGAGCAGGATACCGTGGATATGCTCAGGAAGGTACTTGTCCCTTTTTGGTGCTGCACGCTCTTTTGGTTAGGCTGTTCAGACAACAGGGATCAGCTTCCCATTGCGGACAAATACTCGGCACCGGCTGCGAAAAGTACACACGAGAGGTCCAACGATGAGGGGAGAAATGGGGCGGCCGGGTCTGGTCGTTCCCGGTTGATGTTTTCCAAAACGCTGCGGGAAATCCTCGTAGGAAGGTTAGCTTCAACCGATTCCGATGCTCTGCCACTTGACACGGCCTGGACAGCAGTCGCCGCGCAACTTCACGAAAGCGTACCTGGGGCCGACGGTGCCCAGCTAACCATCGACTATCCTCTCGATGGTTCAATCTTCCCGCCCGAAATTGTGCCGCCAACGATCCTTTGGCATGACGAGACGCCCGGGGTAGACTCCTGGTTGGTAGCGTTTGTCCTGGCCGACGGCAGGTCCTGGCTGGGCGCTTTAGTGCCCGGTGACTCACCTCCAGAAGGTGAAATCGACCCCCGGTGTGTTACCGAGACGAATGAGATTTACCGGGGAACACCCTATCAGCAAACGGCAAAGGCCTGGACGGTTCACAAGCAGGTGTGGGAAATAGTCAAACGACGCTCCGTAGAAGTTCCGTATCAACTGCAGATTGTGGGGTTTTCCAGTGCAAATCCCACACGGGTTCTTTCCTTCGGGAGCATAACGTGTGTGACATCCAAAGACCCGGTAGGTGCTCCGATCTTTTACCGGGATGTCCCCCTTGCCCCGTCGCAGACGGAACGCGGCGTCATCAAGCCCCTCAGCGAAGCCTTTCTCCCGCTAATCGCGTGGAGGTTGCGTGATATTTCACAACCGGAAAGCCGGTTGGTTTTGACGGGACTGCTAACCTGCGCGAATTGCCATTCTTTCTCCACAGATGGAAAAACGCTGGGTATGGACGTGGATGGGCCTGCCGGGGATAAAGGCGCCTACGCCATCGTTCCGATAAAGAAGGAGACGGTCATCGAGCAAAAAGACATCATCAGTTGGAACTCATTTGAAGGTAAACCGCCGGGCCAGAAAACCATTGGATTCCTTTCGCAGGTCTCGCCAGATGGACGCTATGTCATCACGACTTTGAATGAGTCGGTTTACGTTCAGAATTTTGCCGACTATCGTTTCCTTCAGGTTTTTTATCCTACTCGGGGAATACTCGGGTATTACGACCGGGAGACGAAGCAGATCAAACCGCTGCCCGGAGCCGATGATCCTCGATATGTGCACTGTGATCCGGTGTGGACTCCCGATGGGCAGACAATCATTTTTGCCCGCGCGGAGGCTCGAGATCCTTATCCGCCGGGTTACCGCCCTGCTGCTCGGGCAAATGATCCTAACGAACCTCAGATTCAGTACAGTCTGTATCGCATTCCGTTTCGAAACGGCCAGGGCGGAGTGCCTGAGCCGATTCCTGGGGCGTCTCACAACGGAATGAGCAATACCTTCCCCAAGGTATCGCCCGATGGCAGGTGGATTGTTTTTGTGAAATGTCGGAACGGTCAACTTCTGCGCCCCGACAGTGAACTGTGGATTGTTCCCACCAGTGGTGGTGAGGCCCGGCGAATGCGGTGTAATACCAGTCTGATGAACTCCTGGCACAGCTTCTCACCAAATGGCCGCTGGCTGGTTTTTTCTTCGAAGGTCAACACCCCGTACACACAGATGTTTCTCACGCACATTGACGAGAACGGTAACGACAGCCCACCGATTTTGATTCCCAATTCGACGGCCGCTAACCGTGCGGTCAATCTCCCGGAATTTGTGAACCGCCCGTATGAAGAATTTGTCGCCATTCGTGTTCCTGCCACTGAGTATCTCGAGATCGGCATGCAGGGGATCAAACTGTATGAACAGGGCCGACTGGACGAGGCTTTGCAGCGGTTCGAGTTGGCCCTCCAAAAACAGCCGGACTACCTCGAAGCTTACGTGAGCATCGCAGTCATTCTGATGGATCAGGGACGGTGGGAAGAAGCCATTCCAAAGCTGGAAAAGGCGTTGGATCTTGATCCCAATTGCTGGTTTGCCCACGCTAATCTGGGCATTATTAGAGAAAGACAGGGGCGTAAAGCGGAAGCTCTGTCGCACTTCCGCAAGGCTGTGGAATTAATGCCGACCAACCTCAACGCGAGGTTGAATCTCGGCCGCGCACTCGCCGAGGCAGGATCGCTCCAGGAGGCAATCACACAATTTGAAGCGGCGACCAAATTGGCTCCTAATTATGGACCGGCCCATTTGAATCTCGGGAATGCCTATCTTGAGCTCGGAAAGTACGAGGAAGCGGCAACCGCCTACATGCGTGCATTGGAACTGGAGCCTTCACTGATTGATGCACGGCTGGGACTGGCCGAGGCCTTGGCCCGGTCGGGGAAATATCCGGAAGCCCGAGCTGAGTTTGAACGTGCCCTATCGGAAGCCAAAGGCGATCCGTACTGTCAATCGCTGGTCGCCCTCTTTCTGGCGACATGTCCCGACGACGCCATTCGCGATGGGCCGCGCGCCAAAGTGCTTGCAGAAGCCGCCAGTGAGGCCACCAATCATGCCGATCCAGTCTGTCTGCGGAGTCTGGCGGCGGCCTGGGCAGAACTAGGTGATTGGGAAAATGCTCTCAAAACGATAGACCAGGCCATTCAGCACTGCACAAGAAGTGACGCACAACTTGCCAACGAGTTGCAGAAATACCGGGAGGATTTTCTCCAGAAAAAGCCAGTTCGTCGGCCGGCCGCGGCCAAAATCCCCAGCGGGTGATTCTCCCAGCTTGCTGGGTCAGGCCCGGAAGGCTGAGCGCCCTCAGCCTGTAATGAGGCCATAAAACGGCTTTCTGTCCTTCCTACGGGCTCAAACTTTGACGCATCGGCCGTGCGCGGAGGAGATAGCGGCGAATCCACGCCGAGAGCGATGCAGCCCACCCGAGATTCTCGCTGCTACAGGCGGCCTGGCCGCAGTGGCATTTCTTCAATCGGTAAGTTCGAACTTGAGTTCGACCGGCCCCGGTTCCTTGATTTCTGCTTTCAAACCGGAGGTAGCCGCCACCTTGTATTTCGGCGGAAGCAGGTCCTTGGAAACACGTTTGTCCGGCTCGACCCCACCGGTGTTCTGCGGATTCTCCGGTGGTGGTTCGCCTTCCAGAATGGTTTTTGAAATGGCCACATTGTAAGTTCCGGGAATAGCTCCATCACCGGGATCGAAGGTCGTCAGCGTGAACTTCCCTGAAGCGTCCGTTTTGCCCACTGCTCCGCGGCCGTTAGGATCTGTGGACACCAACATGACGAGAGCCCCCTCGACCGGTTGCCCGTTGTAGAGGACCACCCCATTCACCTTGACCGTCTTCGGCCGGTTTGCCGACGTCTTACCACATCCAAACACCAAAAGAGCCCCGATCACAGAAAGCAACAGACAAGACCTTGGAAAACGCATGGCTCACACCTCCTCACGGAACCTGACTGCGAAACGAGTGTTTATCACACCGGGGATTATACTTCGCTTACGCGCGAGAACGCAACGTGCCAGTAGTGAGTGGTATCATTCAACCATACTGTGGGGTAAAAGCCGGGAGGACAAAAAGATGTGTTCACTTACCAATTTGTTGCGGAGGTGTGGCCTGGATGCTAGAATTACGGTCGCTCCACAGGGGGTTTGCGAAAAACTCGTACCGTGCTCTTCGCGTCCGTTTCGGTTCTTTCTGTGACACGCTAGTGCTCCGTCACAGGATAATTTTGGGATAAACAGACTTCAGTTTGCAGCGGGCATCTTCCGCGGTCATTTGCCAGTCGACACCCCGCTGCCGAGCGTTTAGGTCTCCC
This is a stretch of genomic DNA from Thermogutta terrifontis. It encodes these proteins:
- a CDS encoding carboxypeptidase-like regulatory domain-containing protein, whose protein sequence is MRFPRSCLLLSVIGALLVFGCGKTSANRPKTVKVNGVVLYNGQPVEGALVMLVSTDPNGRGAVGKTDASGKFTLTTFDPGDGAIPGTYNVAISKTILEGEPPPENPQNTGGVEPDKRVSKDLLPPKYKVAATSGLKAEIKEPGPVELKFELTD
- a CDS encoding tetratricopeptide repeat protein — translated: MFSKTLREILVGRLASTDSDALPLDTAWTAVAAQLHESVPGADGAQLTIDYPLDGSIFPPEIVPPTILWHDETPGVDSWLVAFVLADGRSWLGALVPGDSPPEGEIDPRCVTETNEIYRGTPYQQTAKAWTVHKQVWEIVKRRSVEVPYQLQIVGFSSANPTRVLSFGSITCVTSKDPVGAPIFYRDVPLAPSQTERGVIKPLSEAFLPLIAWRLRDISQPESRLVLTGLLTCANCHSFSTDGKTLGMDVDGPAGDKGAYAIVPIKKETVIEQKDIISWNSFEGKPPGQKTIGFLSQVSPDGRYVITTLNESVYVQNFADYRFLQVFYPTRGILGYYDRETKQIKPLPGADDPRYVHCDPVWTPDGQTIIFARAEARDPYPPGYRPAARANDPNEPQIQYSLYRIPFRNGQGGVPEPIPGASHNGMSNTFPKVSPDGRWIVFVKCRNGQLLRPDSELWIVPTSGGEARRMRCNTSLMNSWHSFSPNGRWLVFSSKVNTPYTQMFLTHIDENGNDSPPILIPNSTAANRAVNLPEFVNRPYEEFVAIRVPATEYLEIGMQGIKLYEQGRLDEALQRFELALQKQPDYLEAYVSIAVILMDQGRWEEAIPKLEKALDLDPNCWFAHANLGIIRERQGRKAEALSHFRKAVELMPTNLNARLNLGRALAEAGSLQEAITQFEAATKLAPNYGPAHLNLGNAYLELGKYEEAATAYMRALELEPSLIDARLGLAEALARSGKYPEARAEFERALSEAKGDPYCQSLVALFLATCPDDAIRDGPRAKVLAEAASEATNHADPVCLRSLAAAWAELGDWENALKTIDQAIQHCTRSDAQLANELQKYREDFLQKKPVRRPAAAKIPSG